From the Clostridium putrefaciens genome, one window contains:
- the hemW gene encoding radical SAM family heme chaperone HemW, giving the protein MRDISLYIHIPFCKSKCWYCDFPSFCGKDNLMESYIKALGEEIDAKVLNCNIKTIFIGGGTPTYLSLKMLEELKTHIRKLNLTPNAEFTVECNPGTLDKGKLELLKDMGVNRLSIGLQAYDDSLLKEIGRIHNVDEFLKNYELARSIGFENINIDLMFALPNQTSEIWKESLIKVAKLNPEHISAYSLILEEETKFYDFNNKGTLNLPEEDIERGMYESLLSILKDFGYNQYEISNFSKEGRECKHNLVYWNMDEYIGVGSSSASYIESTRYKNVEGIEEYIQKINTNKETYKEKHKNLIKEDIEEFMFMGLRKTKGIEEKEFLTRFDKDIDSYYKNIINKHIDAKLLKREDGYLRFTGEGIQLSNYVLADFLID; this is encoded by the coding sequence ATGAGGGATATATCATTATATATACATATACCATTTTGTAAAAGTAAATGTTGGTATTGTGATTTTCCATCATTTTGCGGTAAGGATAATCTAATGGAAAGTTATATTAAAGCTTTAGGTGAGGAAATTGATGCTAAAGTTTTAAATTGTAATATAAAGACTATATTTATAGGTGGGGGTACTCCCACCTATTTGTCTTTAAAAATGTTAGAGGAGTTAAAAACACATATAAGAAAATTGAATTTAACACCAAATGCGGAATTTACCGTAGAATGTAATCCAGGAACATTAGATAAAGGGAAATTAGAACTGTTAAAAGATATGGGGGTTAATAGGTTAAGCATTGGTTTACAAGCTTACGATGACTCATTATTAAAAGAGATTGGAAGAATACATAATGTAGACGAATTTTTAAAAAATTATGAGCTTGCAAGATCTATAGGATTTGAAAATATAAACATAGATTTAATGTTTGCACTTCCAAATCAAACTTCTGAAATATGGAAAGAATCTTTAATTAAGGTTGCGAAATTAAATCCAGAGCATATTTCAGCTTATAGTCTTATATTGGAAGAAGAAACAAAGTTTTATGATTTTAATAATAAAGGTACATTAAATTTACCAGAAGAAGATATCGAAAGAGGTATGTATGAAAGTCTTTTATCTATATTAAAAGATTTTGGCTATAACCAATATGAGATTTCAAACTTTTCAAAAGAGGGTAGAGAATGCAAACATAATTTAGTTTATTGGAATATGGATGAATATATTGGAGTTGGGTCATCATCAGCATCATATATTGAAAGTACTAGATATAAAAATGTTGAAGGTATAGAAGAATATATACAAAAAATAAATACAAATAAAGAAACTTATAAAGAAAAACATAAAAATTTAATTAAAGAAGATATTGAAGAATTCATGTTTATGGGACTTAGGAAAACTAAGGGTATAGAAGAAAAAGAGTTTTTAACTAGATTTGATAAAGATATAGATAGTTATTACAAGAATATAATTAACAAACATATAGATGCAAAACTTTTAAAAAGAGAAGATGGATATTTGAGATTTACAGGTGAGGGTATACAATTATCTAATTATGTATTAGCTGATTTTTTGATAGATTAA
- the lepA gene encoding translation elongation factor 4, translating into MQSERQKHIRNFSIVAHIDHGKSTLADRLLEETGTLAKREMESQILDKMDLERERGITIKSQAARLIYKREKDGKEYMLNLIDTPGHVDFNYEVSRSLAACEGAILVVDATQGIQAQTLANCYLALDHNLEIVPVINKIDLPSARPEEIRKEIEDVIGIEASDAPLISAKSGLNIVDVLEAIIEKIPAPTGDEDDSLKALIFDSSYDSYKGVVCYIRVMEGTVRVGTKIKLMATKKVYEVTEVGVFSPSYLPTGELKAGDVGYITGAIKNVRDARVGDTITEATRPASEALEGYRPAIPMVFSGIYPVDGAKYGELKEALERLQINDAALSFEPETSAALGFGFRCGFLGLLHMEILQERVEREFNLDIITTAPSVIYKILKTDGTLLEITNPANLPNPTEIEHMEEPIVKASIISPTDYVGSIMELCQSRRGDFIDMQYIETTRVVLNYNIPLNEIIYDFFDALKSKTRGYASLDYELKGYNRTNLVKLDILLNGEIVDALSMIVPDSRAYAKGRSIAEKLKEIIPRQLFEIPIQASVGSKIIARETVKAMRKDVLAKCYGGDISRKKKLLEKQKEGKKRMRQVGSVEIPQEAFMAVLKVD; encoded by the coding sequence ATGCAAAGTGAAAGACAAAAACATATAAGAAATTTTTCCATAGTAGCTCATATAGATCACGGCAAGTCTACTCTTGCAGATAGACTTTTAGAGGAGACTGGAACTCTTGCTAAAAGAGAAATGGAAAGTCAAATTTTAGATAAGATGGATCTAGAAAGAGAAAGAGGGATAACAATTAAATCCCAAGCAGCAAGACTCATATATAAAAGAGAAAAAGATGGTAAAGAGTATATGTTAAATCTAATAGATACTCCTGGTCATGTAGATTTTAATTATGAGGTTTCAAGAAGTCTTGCTGCCTGTGAAGGAGCAATTCTTGTAGTGGATGCAACTCAAGGTATACAAGCTCAAACCTTGGCTAATTGCTATTTAGCATTAGATCATAATTTAGAAATAGTTCCTGTTATAAATAAAATAGACCTTCCAAGTGCAAGGCCTGAAGAAATTAGAAAAGAGATTGAGGATGTAATAGGAATTGAAGCTTCAGATGCTCCTTTAATATCTGCAAAATCAGGGCTTAATATAGTTGATGTACTAGAGGCTATAATAGAAAAGATTCCAGCACCTACAGGAGATGAAGATGATTCTCTTAAAGCTCTTATCTTTGATTCTTCCTATGATAGTTATAAGGGTGTAGTTTGCTACATAAGAGTTATGGAAGGAACGGTTAGAGTTGGAACTAAAATTAAGCTTATGGCAACAAAGAAGGTTTATGAAGTTACTGAAGTTGGTGTTTTCTCTCCAAGTTATTTACCAACTGGCGAGTTAAAGGCAGGGGATGTTGGATATATAACAGGAGCGATAAAAAATGTTAGAGATGCAAGAGTTGGAGATACAATAACAGAAGCAACTAGACCAGCGTCAGAAGCCTTAGAGGGCTATAGACCTGCTATTCCTATGGTGTTTAGTGGTATATATCCTGTGGATGGTGCAAAGTATGGTGAATTAAAAGAAGCGCTAGAAAGATTACAAATAAATGATGCTGCATTATCCTTTGAGCCAGAAACTTCTGCAGCCTTAGGATTTGGATTTAGATGTGGATTTTTAGGACTTCTTCATATGGAAATATTACAAGAAAGAGTAGAGAGGGAATTTAATTTAGATATTATAACTACAGCTCCTTCTGTAATATATAAAATACTAAAGACAGATGGAACACTACTTGAAATAACAAATCCAGCAAATTTACCGAATCCAACTGAAATAGAACATATGGAGGAACCTATAGTTAAGGCATCTATAATATCTCCTACAGATTACGTAGGATCTATTATGGAATTATGCCAATCTAGAAGGGGAGACTTTATAGATATGCAATATATAGAAACTACAAGGGTAGTTTTGAACTATAACATACCACTAAATGAGATAATATATGACTTCTTTGATGCACTAAAATCAAAAACTAGAGGCTATGCATCCTTAGATTATGAACTTAAAGGATATAATAGGACTAATCTAGTGAAGTTAGATATATTATTAAATGGAGAAATAGTAGATGCTTTATCTATGATTGTTCCAGATTCAAGAGCTTATGCTAAAGGCAGATCTATAGCAGAAAAACTAAAGGAAATAATACCAAGGCAATTATTTGAGATACCTATACAGGCGTCTGTAGGTAGTAAGATAATAGCAAGAGAGACAGTAAAGGCTATGAGAAAAGATGTTTTAGCAAAATGTTATGGTGGAGATATAAGCAGAAAGAAAAAACTTTTAGAAAAGCAAAAAGAGGGTAAGAAAAGAATGCGTCAAGTAGGATCTGTAGAGATTCCTCAAGAAGCGTTTATGGCTGTGCTAAAAGTAGATTAG
- a CDS encoding stage II sporulation protein P — MKCYYTNVKEKIQKVYILIPMILFLIISMIVLTKTIQGLSYNEKKGNMIYVQILNKGMPLVKELSFDSEDLVEGNFSLKDKVLDVLGINRKDPINIISKEIKYFSMLKSENSKEAININKEISSFKLGDTSVSKVSEKEMQKGKGSNLASLKAYNPSLKKTLNSSKPEVLIYHTHTSERYTTDVESNSNDSMNENENVCAVGNEIARELEENYGISVIHDKTVHNTTYTQSYSRSRETLTQYLNKYGDFKLIIDLHRDSVKSKSSVTVNLNGEDVTKIMFVMTEKNPHFDKNNAIVENMIGNANELFPGFIRQRINYNVGTRYFNQDLSNNAILIEVGARINKIEEATGSAKYTARLIAEYLNGKE; from the coding sequence ATGAAATGTTATTATACAAATGTAAAAGAGAAAATCCAAAAGGTTTATATACTAATACCCATGATTTTATTTTTAATTATATCCATGATAGTACTAACTAAGACCATACAAGGGCTTAGTTATAACGAGAAAAAGGGGAATATGATCTATGTTCAAATTCTAAATAAAGGGATGCCATTAGTAAAGGAATTATCCTTTGACTCAGAGGACTTAGTGGAAGGGAATTTTTCTTTAAAGGATAAGGTTTTAGATGTTTTAGGTATTAATCGAAAAGATCCTATAAATATTATATCAAAGGAAATTAAATATTTTTCAATGTTAAAATCAGAGAATAGTAAAGAGGCTATTAATATAAACAAAGAAATAAGTTCTTTTAAGCTAGGTGATACTAGCGTTTCAAAAGTTTCTGAAAAAGAGATGCAAAAAGGAAAAGGGTCTAATCTAGCATCCTTAAAAGCCTATAATCCTAGTCTTAAAAAGACACTGAATTCATCTAAGCCTGAGGTTTTGATATACCATACACATACATCTGAGCGTTATACAACAGATGTAGAAAGCAATTCAAATGATAGTATGAATGAAAATGAAAATGTCTGCGCTGTAGGTAACGAAATAGCTAGAGAATTAGAAGAAAACTATGGAATATCCGTCATTCATGATAAGACAGTTCATAATACTACCTATACTCAAAGTTATTCGCGATCTAGAGAAACTCTTACACAGTATTTAAATAAATATGGAGATTTTAAACTCATAATTGATCTTCATAGAGATTCAGTAAAAAGTAAGAGTAGTGTAACTGTGAACTTAAATGGTGAGGATGTAACAAAAATAATGTTTGTAATGACAGAGAAGAATCCACATTTTGATAAGAATAATGCTATAGTAGAAAATATGATAGGTAATGCAAATGAACTTTTTCCAGGGTTTATAAGGCAACGTATAAATTATAATGTGGGAACTAGATATTTTAATCAAGATTTAAGTAATAATGCAATACTTATAGAGGTTGGAGCTAGAATAAACAAAATAGAAGAAGCTACAGGTTCAGCTAAATATACCGCAAGGCTTATTGCAGAGTATTTAAATGGAAAGGAGTAA
- the gpr gene encoding GPR endopeptidase — MFEIRTDLAVEAREMYSSAHNKDPEGVIVKEDIPYEDIKVTKVSITNEEGEKDMGRPIGDYITIDMPEFTYYDGETMNRVSEVMADSLSKIINKDKHKNTLVIGLGNWNVTPDALGPRVISKIMVTRHLKELIPDKIDENIAPVSALSPGVLGLTGIETVEIVKGVVDKTKPDLIICVDALASRRLERVNRTIQISDTGISPGSGLKNHRKALNVETLGVKVIAIGVPTVVDAATIANDSIDLVLDEMIKEATKGGEFYNMLKSIDKNEKGRLIEELLSSKGGDLIVTPKEVDIIVDSVSRVISNGINLALQPSLDLEDINQFMN, encoded by the coding sequence ATGTTTGAAATAAGAACAGATCTTGCGGTAGAAGCAAGAGAAATGTATAGTAGTGCTCATAATAAGGACCCAGAGGGAGTAATTGTAAAAGAGGATATTCCTTATGAAGATATAAAAGTCACTAAAGTTTCAATAACTAATGAAGAAGGCGAAAAAGACATGGGAAGGCCAATTGGAGATTATATAACTATTGATATGCCGGAGTTTACTTATTATGATGGAGAAACCATGAATAGGGTTAGTGAAGTAATGGCTGATAGCTTATCAAAAATTATTAATAAAGATAAGCATAAGAACACGCTAGTTATAGGCCTTGGTAATTGGAATGTAACGCCAGATGCATTAGGACCAAGGGTTATTTCTAAAATTATGGTTACAAGGCATCTAAAAGAATTAATACCAGATAAAATAGATGAAAATATAGCTCCGGTTAGTGCTTTATCTCCAGGGGTACTAGGGCTTACAGGAATAGAAACAGTAGAAATTGTTAAGGGTGTTGTAGACAAGACAAAACCAGATCTTATAATTTGTGTAGACGCATTAGCTTCAAGGAGATTAGAGAGGGTTAATAGAACTATTCAAATAAGTGACACGGGTATTTCTCCCGGATCAGGGCTTAAAAATCATAGAAAGGCTTTGAATGTGGAAACCTTAGGTGTGAAAGTTATAGCTATAGGAGTTCCAACCGTAGTTGATGCTGCAACAATTGCTAATGATAGTATAGACCTCGTATTAGATGAAATGATAAAAGAAGCTACTAAAGGTGGAGAGTTTTATAATATGTTAAAGTCTATAGATAAAAATGAAAAGGGGAGACTTATTGAAGAGCTACTAAGTTCAAAGGGAGGTGACCTAATAGTAACTCCTAAAGAAGTAGATATAATAGTTGATTCAGTATCTAGGGTAATCTCTAATGGTATAAATCTTGCGCTTCAACCTTCATTAGATTTAGAGGATATAAATCAATTTATGAATTAA